In Gammaproteobacteria bacterium, a single genomic region encodes these proteins:
- the recA gene encoding recombinase RecA, which translates to MEENKRKALTAALSQIERQFGKGSVMRMGDAGVERDISIISTGSLGLDLALGIGGLPRGRVIEIYGPESSGKTTLTLQVIAEAQKAGGTAAFVDAEHALDPSYAQKIGVNVDDLLVSQPDTGEQALEITDMLVRSGAVDVVVIDSVAALTPKAEIEGEMGDSHMGLQARLMSQALRKLTANIKRSNTMVIFINQIRMKIGVMFGNPETTTGGNALKFYASVRLDIRRTGAIKKGEEVVGSETRVKVVKNKVAPPFRQAEFDILYGEGVSREGEIINLGVQAGIIEKSGAWYSYAGERIGQGKDNAREYLKQNPALAQDIEGKIRAQLMTAPVSTRGGAGSEAEAAEAEA; encoded by the coding sequence ATGGAAGAAAACAAGCGTAAGGCATTGACGGCGGCATTGAGCCAGATCGAGCGTCAGTTCGGCAAGGGTTCGGTGATGCGCATGGGCGACGCGGGGGTGGAACGCGATATCAGCATCATCTCCACCGGTTCGCTGGGCCTCGATCTCGCGCTCGGGATCGGCGGCCTGCCGCGCGGCCGTGTCATCGAGATCTACGGTCCCGAGTCGTCGGGCAAGACCACCCTCACCCTGCAGGTGATCGCCGAGGCGCAGAAAGCGGGCGGCACCGCGGCGTTCGTCGATGCCGAGCACGCGCTCGATCCGTCCTATGCCCAGAAGATCGGCGTGAACGTCGATGATCTGCTGGTCTCGCAGCCCGATACGGGCGAACAGGCGCTCGAGATCACCGACATGCTGGTGCGCTCCGGCGCGGTCGACGTGGTGGTGATCGACTCGGTCGCGGCGCTGACGCCGAAGGCGGAGATCGAGGGCGAAATGGGCGATTCCCACATGGGCCTGCAGGCGCGCCTGATGTCGCAGGCGCTGCGCAAGCTGACCGCCAACATCAAGCGTTCCAACACCATGGTGATCTTCATCAACCAGATCCGCATGAAGATCGGCGTCATGTTCGGCAACCCCGAGACCACCACCGGCGGCAACGCGCTCAAGTTCTACGCCTCGGTGCGCCTGGACATCCGCCGCACCGGCGCGATCAAGAAGGGCGAAGAGGTGGTCGGCAGCGAGACCCGCGTCAAGGTGGTGAAGAACAAGGTGGCGCCGCCGTTCAGGCAGGCCGAATTCGACATCCTCTACGGCGAGGGCGTGTCGCGCGAGGGCGAGATCATCAATCTCGGCGTGCAGGCGGGCATCATTGAGAAATCCGGCGCCTGGTACAGCTACGCGGGCGAACGCATCGGCCAGGGCAAGGACAATGCGCGCGAATACCTCAAGCAGAATCCCGCGCTCGCGCAGGATATCGAAGGCAAGATCCGCGCCCAGCTGATGACCGCGCCGGTGAGCACCAGGGGCGGGGCCGGGAGCGAGGCGGAAGCCGCCGAGGCTGAGGCCTGA
- the thpR gene encoding RNA 2',3'-cyclic phosphodiesterase translates to MSDSGAGSSEGAVPHGRRRRLFFALWPDDEMRRRLQERIDRHLILSNGRAEPIGNLHVTLVFIGDVEAGRVTAVERAVAGIPGAAFELSLERVGYWGRPRILWLGPREVPPPLYALVGHLRAAVGACGFAAETRPYLPHMTLARKVSRPPRVDAIEPVRWSVSSYSLMESIPAAGRSAYLVLNSWPLSSESR, encoded by the coding sequence TTGTCGGACAGCGGCGCGGGAAGCAGTGAGGGCGCGGTGCCGCACGGCCGGAGGCGCCGGCTCTTTTTCGCGCTGTGGCCTGATGACGAGATGCGCCGCCGCCTGCAGGAGCGGATCGACAGGCACCTGATTCTCAGCAACGGACGCGCCGAGCCGATCGGGAATCTCCATGTCACCCTGGTCTTTATCGGGGATGTCGAGGCCGGGCGCGTCACCGCTGTCGAGCGCGCCGTGGCCGGCATCCCGGGTGCCGCCTTCGAGCTGTCGCTCGAGCGGGTGGGTTACTGGGGACGACCCCGCATCCTGTGGCTGGGGCCGCGCGAGGTCCCGCCTCCCCTGTACGCCCTGGTCGGGCATCTGCGCGCGGCCGTGGGGGCCTGCGGTTTCGCGGCCGAGACGCGTCCCTATCTCCCGCACATGACGCTGGCCCGTAAAGTATCGCGGCCGCCCCGGGTGGACGCGATCGAGCCGGTGCGCTGGAGTGTCTCATCCTATTCGCTGATGGAGTCCATTCCCGCCGCGGGCCGCAGCGCCTATCTGGTGCTGAATTCCTGGCCGCTGTCGTCCGAATCCCGTTGA
- a CDS encoding CinA family protein: MDEEMDRLAYRLGALLGGHRFMLATAESCTGGGIAAAVTSVPGSSAWFERGFVTYSNAAKRDMLGVQEATLLAHGAVSEAVVREMVAGALQHSAAQVAVAVSGIAGPDGGTPVKPVGTVCLAWGGAGLPMRSETRQFHGDRAAVRRQAVAAALDGVIDLVGQRRGKQ; the protein is encoded by the coding sequence ATGGATGAGGAGATGGACCGCCTGGCGTATCGCCTCGGCGCCCTGCTGGGCGGGCACCGGTTCATGCTCGCCACGGCGGAGTCCTGTACCGGCGGTGGCATCGCCGCCGCGGTAACCTCGGTGCCGGGCAGTTCCGCGTGGTTCGAGCGCGGCTTCGTCACCTACAGCAACGCCGCCAAGCGCGATATGCTTGGCGTACAGGAGGCGACGCTGCTTGCCCACGGCGCAGTGAGCGAAGCCGTCGTCCGTGAGATGGTCGCGGGCGCGCTGCAGCACAGCGCGGCCCAGGTGGCCGTCGCGGTCAGCGGCATCGCCGGTCCGGACGGGGGCACGCCGGTCAAGCCGGTTGGAACGGTATGCCTGGCGTGGGGCGGCGCGGGACTGCCCATGCGCAGCGAGACCCGGCAGTTCCATGGAGATCGCGCTGCCGTGCGACGTCAGGCGGTGGCGGCGGCACTCGATGGAGTGATTGATCTTGTCGGACAGCGGCGCGGGAAGCAGTGA
- the psd gene encoding phosphatidylserine decarboxylase (Phosphatidylserine decarboxylase is synthesized as a single chain precursor. Generation of the pyruvoyl active site from a Ser is coupled to cleavage of a Gly-Ser bond between the larger (beta) and smaller (alpha chains). It is an integral membrane protein.), translated as MRRLARVRTSAVKDFLIRRFIARYRVDMAEARQPDPAAYPDFNSFFTRALAPGARPVVTGAGEIACPVDGAVSQAGAIERGRLLQAKGIEYTLTALLGGDGDLADRFVGGEFATLYLSPRDYHRVHMPCTGTLAETRYVPGRLFSVNDYSTRHVRNLFARNERLVTLFETANGPMALILVGAFFVAGIETVWTGEVSRRRPQGSWQRYRHGRSVTVELERGEEMGRFNMGSTVIVLFGPGRVRWAETLVPGAKVRMGELMGRVTVRSKE; from the coding sequence ATGCGCCGGCTGGCGCGCGTGCGCACCTCGGCGGTCAAGGATTTCCTGATCCGGCGTTTCATCGCACGCTATCGCGTCGATATGGCCGAGGCCCGCCAGCCCGATCCGGCCGCTTATCCCGATTTCAACAGCTTTTTCACCCGCGCTCTCGCACCGGGCGCGCGCCCGGTCGTCACCGGCGCAGGGGAGATCGCCTGTCCGGTCGACGGGGCGGTCAGCCAGGCCGGCGCGATCGAGCGGGGCCGTCTGCTTCAGGCCAAGGGTATCGAGTACACGCTGACCGCCCTGCTCGGCGGGGACGGGGATCTCGCCGACCGCTTTGTGGGCGGGGAGTTCGCCACCCTGTACCTGTCACCGCGCGACTATCACCGCGTCCATATGCCCTGCACCGGTACCCTCGCGGAGACGCGTTACGTACCGGGGCGGCTGTTCAGCGTGAACGACTATTCCACCCGCCACGTGCGCAATCTGTTCGCCCGCAATGAGCGGCTCGTCACCCTGTTCGAGACGGCGAACGGGCCGATGGCGCTCATCCTGGTCGGCGCCTTCTTCGTTGCCGGCATCGAGACCGTCTGGACCGGCGAGGTCTCGCGCAGGCGCCCGCAGGGTTCCTGGCAGCGCTACCGGCACGGCCGCTCGGTGACGGTGGAACTCGAACGCGGCGAGGAAATGGGCCGCTTCAACATGGGTTCCACCGTCATCGTGCTGTTCGGCCCGGGACGGGTACGCTGGGCGGAAACCCTCGTGCCGGGCGCGAAGGTGAGAATGGGTGAGTTGATGGGCCGGGTAACGGTAAGGAGTAAGGAGTGA